Proteins encoded by one window of Halichondria panicea chromosome 8, odHalPani1.1, whole genome shotgun sequence:
- the LOC135339674 gene encoding uncharacterized protein LOC135339674: protein MDTYSPTSKRSKVTLTNWVRLNNTALLLPRTSAVQWNDYVFVLASDDTALFYHNKHDIWSMLPKSPYKSFNHTPALTLHNGHILTMSEIGDVSTFDPKLCQWTALNDLNMSEGSGPRMIASDNNNLYSVVDFKSPVQQEQHFGLGLGSLGSGLSLGQRLQLEGVLPQRKWLSLGGEPPLRGGLPQKEGLQLGGLGGEPSLREGQPLLKEGLQLGGEPSLRGGLPLRGEPPLRGGLPLKEEQPLKEGQPLKEELQLGGEPSLRGGLPLRGEPPLRGGLPLKEGQPLKEGLQLGGEPPLRGGLPLRGEPPLRGGLPLKEELQLGGERRKGQPLKEGLQLRGEPPLRGGLPLKEGQPLKEGLQLGGEPPLRGGLPLRGEPPLRGGLPLKEELQLGGERRKGQPLKEGLQLGGEPSLGGGQPLGGGLPLGGLTPASYRYTGGLFPGGLPGGLYTGGLQRARLKHTNCTVFSYGLNSKWEKICEIRSSPLKSAAVVGGTLFVHAGEKLFKLTLTTQLKMAADSKLEGLSTPMTPGLGFSSQTKLPPKREIQSATACASPTYVGSTLHAIKDTLFSFGGRDKYNQPTSDVLRYNPDTDTWESAGYMRSARYNATVVTVQDTTTMDVIVLGGSLGSSEYIMPQQVRPPSNPVLHGGGLFGTSPTPPTWDNKTSIVEKCTVH, encoded by the coding sequence ATGGATACATACTCTCCAACCTCCAAGAGATCGAAGGTGACTCTGACTAACTGGGTACGCCTGAACAACACCGCCCTCCTCCTACCGAGAACATCAGCCGTCCAATGGAATGACTATGTCTTTGTGCTAGCTAGTGATGATACAGCACTTTTCTATCACAACAAACATGATATCTGGTCTATGCTGCCAAAATCACCCTACAAAAGCTTCAACCATACTCCTGCCTTGACCCTTCATAACGGCCATATTCTTACGATGTCTGAGATAGGAGATGTGTCTACGTTTGATCCCAAACTATGCCAGTGGACAGCACTTAATGATCTGAATATGTCCGAGGGTAGCGGACCACGAATGATTGCCAGTGACAACAACAACCTGTACTCTGTTGTCGACTTCAAATCACCAGTGCAGCAAGAGCAACACTTTGGATTAGGATTAGGGTCACTAGGAAGCGGGCTATCGCTAGGACAAAGGCTACAGCTAGAAGGAGTACTACCGCAAAGAAAATGGCTATCGCTAGGAGGAGAGCCACCGCTACGAGGAGGACTACCGCAAAAAGAAGGACTACAGCTAGGAGGACTAGGAGGAGAGCCATCGCTAAGAGAAGGGCAACCGCTGCTAAAAGAAGGATTACAGCTAGGAGGAGAGCCATCGCTAAGAGGAGGACTACCGCTACGAGGAGAGCCACCGCTACGAGGAGGACTACCGCTAAAAGAAGAACAACCGCTAAAAGAAGGACAACCGCTAAAAGAAGAACTACAGCTAGGAGGAGAGCCATCGCTAAGAGGAGGACTACCACTACGAGGAGAGCCACCGCTACGAGGAGGACTACCGCTAAAAGAAGGACAACCACTAAAAGAAGGACTACAGCTAGGAGGAGAGCCACCACTAAGAGGAGGACTACCGCTACGAGGAGAGCCACCGCTACGAGGAGGACTACCGCTAAAAGAAGAACTACAGCTAGGAGGAGAGCGAAGAAAAGGACAACCGCTAAAAGAAGGGCTACAACTACGAGGAGAGCCACCGCTACGAGGAGGACTACCGCTAAAAGAAGGACAACCACTAAAAGAAGGACTACAGCTAGGAGGAGAGCCACCACTAAGAGGAGGACTACCGCTACGAGGAGAGCCACCGCTACGAGGAGGACTACCGCTAAAAGAAGAACTACAGCTAGGAGGAGAGCGAAGAAAAGGACAACCGCTAAAAGAAGGGCTACAACTAGGAGGAGAGCCATCGCTAGGAGGAGGACAACCGCTAGGAGGAGGACTACCACTAGGAGGATTAACACCAGCTTCTTACAGATACACTGGAGGATTATTCCCCGGAGGATTACCTGGAGGATTATACACCGGAGGATTACAACGAGCTCGCCTCAAACACACTAACTGCACTGTATTCTCATACGGCCTAAATTCCAAGTGGGAGAAGATCTGTGAGATCAGATCAAGCCCTCTCAAATCTGCAGCAGTGGTTGGTGGAACCCTCTTTGTTCACGCTGGAGAAAAGCTATTCAAATTAACTTTGACTACACAACTAAAAATGGCTGCAGATTCGAAACTTGAGGGACTTTCAACACCAATGACTCCTGGGCTCGGCTTCAGTTCCCAAACAAAGCTACCCCCCAAACGAGAAATACAATCTGCAACAGCCTGTGCCAGTCCTACGTACGTGGGATCAACTCTCCATGCCATAAAAGATACTCTCTTTTCTTTCGGAGGGCGAGACAAATACAATCAACCAACATCTGACGTGTTACGATATAACCCTGACACTGACACCTGGGAGAGTGCCGGCTACATGAGGAGTGCTCGCTACAATGCTACCGTGGTAACCGTACAAGATACGACGACAATGGATGTGATTGTGCTAGGAGGGAGCCTCGGAAGCAGTGAGTATATCATGCCACAACAAGTGCGCCCTCCAAGTAACCCTGTACTACACGGTGGTGGACTTTTCGGAACTTCCCCAACTCCTCCTACCTGGGACAACAAGACTAGCATTGTAGAAAAATGCACAGTCCACTGA